The Sporocytophaga myxococcoides genome contains a region encoding:
- a CDS encoding PAS domain-containing sensor histidine kinase, whose amino-acid sequence MKTTSFIFNHFKEFAEFCLSNVLDKICVSYFNSIQSLDLPLITLFRDVPEKVLMTFFRERLILFLSDAIADRSLEEILQLTDQWKHGALPYEVNKYSVQPCDLLIGFGIRKDVLLQFLPDFTNDVRTALSIVQELNDYHLHIEELILKLSSEIHNDIVRKKNEELQISNELLIREIREKEKAMKVVDRERRFKETLINNVNFGVLSFDRNFRITTWNRSLEEHNNLKKEDVIGRHLFDLFPEYKFSGEEVFFRNVLEGVIISLEDLNRNGKKGFFDAVLIPLKHEEKKITGGICIVNDISERKVLEDKLKSSFAELKEVQDIARLGIWEWNIKSNKLKCSDEILKMFNLDNTGDLTFTNVKSLINPADCDILEELIKESVDGNIPFSTEIRIKDQDQFLFIKGKVISIHNRPYKIKGIILDISERRRIEEEIRAKNQALSEKNEELKKAEEALIVINNELEERVEERTFQLSVLNEELQKEVIEREKAEEELKHRNEELLRINDDLDNFVYSASHDLKAPMSNIEGLIFTLDAELKAGNNKATPMIMDLIHRSIGNFKDTLQGLTDIAKISGASSDDQSIVEIDQVVDEIKQNIKEMISACNAEVITDFSRCPNIRFSRTNLKSILYNLLSNAIKYRSPFRTPSVVIKTGCENDYVYFEVSDNGIGFDPSLKNNIFSMFKRLHFHVDGSGIGLYLVKRIVDKNGGKIEVESVPDKGTTFKVYLKAAA is encoded by the coding sequence ATGAAAACTACAAGTTTTATATTTAATCATTTTAAGGAGTTTGCTGAGTTTTGTTTGAGCAATGTATTGGATAAAATTTGTGTAAGCTATTTTAACAGTATACAATCACTTGATTTGCCTTTGATCACTTTATTCCGGGATGTGCCGGAAAAAGTGCTGATGACATTTTTTAGGGAAAGATTAATATTATTTTTAAGTGATGCTATTGCAGACAGGAGCCTGGAGGAGATACTGCAACTTACAGATCAATGGAAGCATGGAGCACTACCTTATGAGGTGAATAAATATTCAGTACAACCTTGCGATTTGCTTATCGGATTTGGAATTCGAAAAGATGTTTTACTTCAGTTCTTGCCTGATTTTACAAATGATGTAAGGACGGCGCTTTCCATTGTACAGGAATTAAATGATTACCATCTGCATATAGAAGAGCTTATTTTAAAACTTTCTTCAGAAATTCACAATGATATTGTCAGAAAGAAAAATGAAGAATTACAAATTTCCAACGAGCTTCTGATAAGAGAGATCAGGGAAAAAGAAAAAGCTATGAAGGTTGTTGACAGAGAAAGGAGATTTAAAGAGACATTAATTAATAATGTAAATTTCGGAGTACTTTCTTTTGACAGAAACTTCAGAATTACTACCTGGAACAGATCATTGGAAGAGCATAATAACCTCAAGAAAGAAGATGTAATAGGACGTCACCTCTTTGACTTGTTTCCTGAATACAAATTTTCAGGAGAAGAAGTATTCTTTCGAAATGTATTGGAAGGCGTTATTATCAGCCTTGAAGATTTAAACCGTAATGGGAAAAAAGGTTTTTTCGATGCAGTCCTGATTCCTCTCAAGCATGAGGAAAAGAAGATAACAGGCGGGATTTGTATTGTCAATGATATTTCCGAAAGAAAGGTTCTTGAAGATAAATTGAAAAGTAGCTTTGCTGAATTAAAGGAGGTGCAGGACATAGCCAGATTAGGTATATGGGAATGGAACATAAAATCCAATAAGCTAAAATGTTCGGATGAAATTTTGAAAATGTTTAACCTTGATAATACAGGTGATTTAACATTTACAAATGTTAAAAGTCTTATCAACCCTGCTGATTGTGATATATTGGAAGAACTCATTAAGGAATCTGTTGATGGAAATATACCATTTTCAACAGAGATAAGAATAAAAGATCAAGACCAGTTTTTATTTATTAAGGGAAAGGTTATTTCGATTCATAACCGTCCTTACAAGATTAAAGGAATCATTTTGGATATATCTGAGCGAAGAAGAATAGAAGAGGAAATAAGGGCAAAGAATCAAGCTTTGTCAGAGAAGAATGAAGAGCTCAAAAAAGCTGAAGAAGCATTGATTGTGATCAATAATGAATTGGAGGAAAGGGTAGAGGAGAGAACCTTTCAACTATCAGTATTAAATGAAGAGCTGCAAAAGGAAGTAATTGAAAGGGAAAAAGCTGAAGAAGAGCTAAAGCATCGAAATGAGGAATTGTTGCGGATTAACGATGATCTGGACAATTTTGTCTATAGTGCTTCTCACGATCTCAAAGCACCTATGTCAAACATTGAAGGACTTATTTTTACCCTTGATGCTGAGCTTAAAGCTGGGAACAACAAAGCCACTCCAATGATAATGGATTTAATACATAGGTCGATTGGTAATTTTAAAGACACATTACAAGGCCTTACAGACATAGCAAAAATAAGTGGTGCTTCTTCTGATGATCAGTCTATAGTTGAGATAGATCAGGTAGTTGATGAGATCAAGCAGAATATAAAAGAAATGATTTCCGCCTGCAATGCAGAGGTTATTACAGATTTCTCACGTTGTCCCAATATTCGGTTTTCCCGCACAAATCTTAAGAGTATATTATATAATTTGCTTTCCAATGCTATCAAATACAGGTCTCCTTTTAGAACGCCAAGTGTTGTGATAAAGACGGGTTGCGAGAATGATTATGTTTATTTTGAAGTGAGTGATAATGGAATCGGATTTGACCCTAGCCTGAAAAATAACATATTTTCAATGTTCAAAAGATTACATTTTCATGTCGATGGAAGTGGAATAGGTTTGTATCTGGTGAAAAGAATAGTAGATAAAAATGGGGGGAAGATTGAGGTGGAATCAGTTCCTGATAAAGGAACCACATTTAAAGTTTATCTTAAAGCAGCAGCCTGA
- a CDS encoding sensor histidine kinase: protein MVNYYKNSRIEETLSEINFDQILDENIKSFDGLNGINFAIDISNLSPFKSDDFRIKVILNNILSNAIKYQKKDNPEKRVEIKIHTSPEKADISIFDNGIGIQEKHLPSIFKMFFRGTHYSDGSGIGLYIAKEAIDKLNGSVQVESEEGKFTKFLIEIPNSYVPSPQAAALR from the coding sequence ATTGTCAACTATTATAAAAATTCCAGAATTGAAGAGACACTATCTGAAATCAATTTTGATCAGATTCTGGATGAAAATATTAAAAGTTTTGATGGCTTAAATGGAATTAATTTCGCTATTGATATTTCCAACCTCTCCCCTTTTAAAAGTGATGATTTCAGGATTAAGGTAATACTCAACAATATTTTATCTAATGCAATCAAATACCAGAAGAAAGACAATCCTGAAAAAAGGGTAGAAATCAAAATACATACATCTCCTGAAAAAGCAGATATATCCATTTTTGATAATGGGATTGGCATTCAGGAAAAACATCTTCCCAGTATTTTTAAAATGTTCTTCAGAGGTACACACTATAGTGACGGTTCGGGTATTGGATTATACATTGCCAAAGAGGCAATTGACAAACTGAATGGCTCCGTACAGGTTGAGTCTGAAGAAGGAAAATTCACCAAATTTCTGATAGAAATTCCAAACAGTTATGTACCATCACCTCAGGCTGCTGCTTTAAGATAA
- a CDS encoding response regulator, giving the protein MEDKIRVLYVDDDEYNLRVFKASFRFDYQIFLAKSAKEGLEILKENEIHVIIADQKMPEVTGVQFFESLISQYPETIRILLTGYSDIESVIDAINKGKIFYYIKKPWNESDIKLAIEKAGEIYLTKKL; this is encoded by the coding sequence ATGGAAGATAAAATCAGGGTTTTGTATGTTGATGACGATGAATACAACTTGAGAGTATTCAAAGCTTCTTTTCGATTTGATTATCAAATTTTTCTCGCAAAATCAGCAAAAGAAGGCCTGGAAATTCTTAAGGAGAATGAAATTCACGTGATCATCGCTGACCAGAAAATGCCTGAAGTGACTGGTGTTCAGTTTTTCGAATCCCTTATAAGCCAATATCCGGAAACCATTAGAATATTACTGACAGGATATAGCGATATTGAATCCGTTATTGATGCCATTAACAAGGGAAAGATTTTTTATTATATCAAAAAACCCTGGAATGAAAGCGATATCAAGCTTGCTATTGAAAAGGCGGGAGAAATATATCTAACCAAAAAACTTTAA
- a CDS encoding sensor histidine kinase: MKLLLILLLSTFTFFQSLGQTNELVFQYKNADKFESAGKYLYIFKDSSENSQPSIIGNLPYFSKSKQDVPTLGVSSKNIWVKLHIQNLTNAPTVFLSLLQPNIDEISLYEIKYGQARLIENTGEIIPYHNRKFKNQNYIFPIEINKGETKTYLFKVRTGEQISLPIKVGTQTPLYESLLQFDLVTGIYVGIILVMVFYNLFIYFSVRDKIYLIYVFYIIIVGLTQTNFLGYNIRFLTPGNTWLSINGTYILSTLVGISAAQFMRLFLNTSQHEPKLDKFFYIFYSIYLISIILAFLTHYNASFLIIELNAMFLALYMLFIAYKINLKGYKSAKFFLIAWTIFLIGVVFFVLRDFGIFPYNTITSYTMTLGSALEVMLLSFALADRINILKKEKESSQAEAIRAMAENDRIIREQNIILESKVEERTSELQQSNQDLNKALTNLQEAQSQLVDAEKMASLGQLTAGIAHEINNPINFVSSSINPLKRDIQGLMQILEEYEKLHKQEPQNVNLKQIERLKEDLEYDYLKEEIDMMLKGIAEGATRTAEIVKSLRNFSRLDEDALKPSDLNQGIDSTLVLLNNSMDGKIKISKCYNDIPAIECFPGKINQVFMNILTNSIQAVKAKNISNGEIIISTFEKDELVGVSIKDNGIGMSEKTKMKIFEPFFTTKDVGEGTGLGLSIVYTIIESHKGKIEVQSEEGIGTEFILYLPKNLDSL, from the coding sequence ATGAAATTGCTTTTAATACTGCTTCTATCCACTTTTACCTTTTTTCAATCATTAGGCCAGACAAATGAATTAGTATTTCAATATAAAAATGCTGATAAGTTTGAATCAGCTGGTAAATATCTATACATATTCAAAGATTCTTCAGAAAATTCTCAACCATCTATTATTGGTAATTTACCATATTTCAGCAAAAGTAAACAAGATGTTCCAACCTTAGGAGTTTCATCCAAAAATATCTGGGTAAAATTACACATTCAAAATCTGACCAACGCACCAACTGTTTTTCTCTCTTTGCTTCAGCCAAACATTGATGAAATTTCTCTTTATGAAATTAAGTACGGACAAGCTAGACTTATTGAAAACACAGGAGAAATTATTCCCTATCATAATAGAAAATTCAAAAATCAAAACTATATATTTCCTATTGAAATAAATAAGGGCGAAACTAAGACATACTTATTTAAAGTAAGAACAGGTGAGCAGATATCTCTTCCTATAAAAGTCGGCACTCAGACTCCGCTATATGAAAGCCTTCTCCAATTTGACCTGGTAACTGGAATTTATGTAGGAATTATTCTGGTGATGGTTTTTTACAACTTATTTATTTATTTCTCTGTAAGAGATAAAATCTATCTGATTTACGTCTTTTACATAATCATTGTAGGACTTACTCAAACTAATTTCCTAGGCTACAACATAAGGTTTTTAACTCCGGGAAACACATGGCTATCTATTAATGGTACTTATATTCTAAGCACGCTCGTTGGAATTTCAGCAGCTCAGTTTATGCGACTCTTTCTGAACACCTCACAACATGAACCTAAACTTGATAAATTCTTTTACATATTCTACTCAATTTATCTTATTTCAATCATACTTGCTTTCCTTACCCATTACAATGCAAGCTTTTTAATAATAGAACTGAATGCAATGTTTCTTGCTCTATATATGCTTTTTATTGCTTATAAGATCAATCTTAAAGGATATAAATCAGCAAAGTTCTTTTTAATTGCCTGGACAATATTTCTTATTGGAGTTGTATTCTTTGTATTAAGAGATTTTGGCATATTTCCATATAACACGATTACCAGCTATACCATGACTCTTGGTTCTGCACTTGAAGTAATGCTGCTTTCATTTGCTCTTGCAGACAGAATTAATATCCTAAAAAAAGAAAAAGAAAGCTCTCAGGCTGAAGCAATCAGAGCCATGGCAGAAAATGATAGAATTATAAGAGAACAAAATATAATTCTGGAGTCAAAAGTAGAAGAACGTACTTCGGAACTACAACAATCCAATCAGGACCTCAACAAAGCATTAACTAACTTGCAGGAAGCTCAGTCACAGCTTGTAGATGCTGAGAAAATGGCTTCCCTCGGTCAACTTACTGCTGGTATTGCACATGAGATTAATAACCCAATCAACTTTGTGAGCTCAAGTATAAATCCCCTTAAAAGAGATATCCAGGGATTAATGCAGATTCTTGAAGAATATGAAAAACTACATAAACAGGAACCACAGAATGTTAATCTCAAACAGATTGAAAGGTTAAAAGAAGACCTGGAGTACGATTACCTGAAAGAAGAAATCGATATGATGCTCAAAGGAATTGCTGAAGGCGCTACTAGAACAGCTGAGATTGTTAAAAGTCTGAGAAACTTCTCCCGACTTGACGAGGATGCATTAAAACCTTCCGATCTGAATCAGGGTATCGACTCTACACTGGTACTACTAAACAACAGTATGGATGGGAAGATAAAAATTTCCAAATGCTACAATGATATTCCAGCAATTGAATGTTTCCCGGGGAAGATTAATCAGGTATTTATGAATATCCTCACCAACTCTATCCAGGCAGTAAAAGCAAAAAATATTTCAAATGGGGAAATAATAATTTCAACATTTGAAAAAGATGAATTAGTAGGTGTTTCGATAAAAGATAATGGAATCGGAATGTCAGAAAAAACTAAGATGAAAATTTTTGAACCGTTTTTTACTACAAAAGATGTTGGCGAAGGTACAGGCTTAGGACTATCCATCGTTTATACCATAATTGAGAGCCATAAAGGAAAAATTGAAGTACAGTCTGAGGAAGGCATTGGAACAGAGTTTATCTTATACCTTCCTAAAAATCTCGATTCTTTATAA